From a region of the Arvicanthis niloticus isolate mArvNil1 chromosome 6, mArvNil1.pat.X, whole genome shotgun sequence genome:
- the LOC117711361 gene encoding polyunsaturated fatty acid lipoxygenase ALOX15B isoform X1 → MAKFRLRVSTGEACGAGTWDKVSVSIVGTHGESPLVPLDHLGKEFNAGAEEDFEVTLPHDVGAVLMLRVHKAPPEAPLPLLSLPPDAWFCCWFQLEWLPGAALRFPCYQWLEGAGELVLREGAAKVSWQDHHPVLQDQRQKELETRQKMYSWKTYIEGWPHCLDNETVKDLDLNIKYSAMKNAKFFFKAHSAFTELKFKGLLDRTGLWRSLREMRRMFNFHKTPAAEYVFAHWQEDAFFASQFLNGLNPVLIRRCRSLPKNFPVTDEMVAPVLGPGTSLQAELEKGSLFLVDHGILSGVQTNVINGKPQFSAAPMTLLYQSSGSGPLLPIAVQLKQTPGPDNPIFLPSDDKWDWLLAKTWVRNAEFSIHEAVTHLFHAHLIPEVFALATLRQLPQCHPLFKLLIPHIRYTLHINTLARELLIAPGKVVDKSTGLGIGGFSELIKRNMEQLNYSVLCFPEDIRARDMEDIPGYYYRDDGMQIWGAIKSFVSEIVSIYYPSDASVRDDQELQAWVREIFSEGFLSRESSGMPSLLDTQEALVQYVTMVIFTCSAKHAAVSAGQFDSCVWMPNLPPTMQLPPPTSKGQARPEGFIATLPAVNATCDVIIALWLLSKEPGDRRPLGHYPDEHFTEDAPRRSVAAFQRKLIQISKGIRKRNQSLALPYTYLDPPLIENSVSI, encoded by the exons GTCTGTCAGCATCGTGGGAACCCACGGAGAGAGCCCCTTAGTACCTCTGGACCATCTGGGCAAGGAGTTCAACGCTGGTGCT GAAGAAGACTTCGAGGTGACACTCCCCCACGACGTTGGCGCTGTACTGATGCTGCGAGTACACAAGGCACCCCCGGAGGCGCCCCTCCCTctgctgtctctccctcctgaTGCCTGGTTCTGCTGCTGGTTCCAGCTGGAGTGGCTACCTGGGGCTGCACTTCGCTTCCCCTGTTATCAGTGGCTGGAAGGGGCAGGGGAGCTGGTGCTGAGAGAGGGAgcag CCAAGGTGTCCTGGCAAGACCACCACCCTGTACTGCAGGATCAGCGCCAGAAGGAGCTGGAGACCAGGCAGAAGATGTACAG CTGGAAGACATACATCGAAGGCTGGCCTCACTGCCTTGACAACGAGACTGTGAAAGACTTGGACCTCAACATCAAGTATTCTGCGATGAAAAATGCCAAATTCTTCTTTAAAGCCCACTCTGC GTTCACAGAGCTGAAATTCAAAGGGCTCCTGGACCGCACGGGACTCTGGAGGAGTCTGAGGGAGATGAGAAGGATGTTTAACTTCCACAAGACTCCAGCAGCAG AGTATGTGTTTGCACACTGGCAGGAAGATGCCTTCTTCGCTTCCCAGTTCCTAAATGGCCTCAACCCAGTCCTGATTCGCCGCTGCCGCAGCCTCCCAAAGAACTTCCCTGTCACTGATGAAATGGTGGCCCCAGTGCTAGGCCCTGGGACCAGTCTGCAGGCTGAGTTGGAG AAGGGCTCCCTGTTCTTGGTGGACCATGGCATTCTTTCTGGAGTCCAAACCAATGTCATCAATGGAAAGCCTCAGTTCTCTGCAGCCCCAATGACCCTATTATACCAGAGCTCAGGGTCCGGACCCCTGCTCCCCATCGCCGTCCAG CTCAAACAGACTCCTGGGCCAGACAACCCCATCTTCCTGCCCAGCGATGACAAGTGGGACTGGCTACTGGCCAAGACCTGGGTGCGCAATGCTGAGTTTTCCATCCATGAGGCTGTCACACATCTGTTCCATGCCCACCTGATTCCAGAAGTGTTTGCCTTGGCCACACTGCGCCAGCTGCCCCAATGTCACCCTCTCTTCAAG CTGTTGATCCCTCACATTCGGTACACACTGCACATCAACACACTCGCCCGTGAGCTGCTCATTGCCCCTGGGAAGGTGGTCGACAAG TCCACAGGCCTTGGCATTGGAGGATTCTCTGAGCTGataaagagaaacatggagcAGCTGAACTATTCTGTCCTGTGTTTCCCTGAAGATATCCGAGCCCGAGACATGGAAGACATCCCAGGCTACTATTACCGAGATGATGGGATGCAGATCTGGGGGGCAATAAAGAG CTTCGTCTCTGAGATAGTCAGCATCTACTACCCAAGTGATGCATCTGTCAGAGATGACCAAGAGCTCCAGGCCTGGGTGAGGGAGATCTTCTCTGAGGGCTTCCTCAGCCGAGAAAGCTCAG GTATGCCCTCCTTGTTGGATACCCAGGAAGCCCTGGTCCAATATGTCACCATGGTGATATTCACCTGCTCAGCCAAGCATGCAGCTGTCAGTGCAGGCCAG TTTGACTCTTGTGTTTGGATGCCCAATCTGCCACCTACCATGCAGCTGCCACCACCGACTTCCAAAGGCCAGGCTCGGCCTGAGGGTTTCATAGCCACGCTCCCAGCAGTCAATGCCACATGTGATGTCATCATTGCCCTCTGGCTACTAAGCAAGGAGCCTGGAGACCGT AGGCCTCTGGGCCACTATCCAGATGAACACTTCACAGAGGATGCCCCACGGAGAAGCGTGGCTGCCTTCCAGAGAAAGCTCATCCAGATCTCCAAGGGCATCAGGAAGAGGAACCAAAGCCTGGCACTGCCCTACACCTACCTGGATCCTCCCCTCATTGAGAACAGTGTCTCCATCTAA
- the LOC117711361 gene encoding polyunsaturated fatty acid lipoxygenase ALOX15B isoform X2 produces MAKFRLRVSTGEACGAGTWDKVSVSIVGTHGESPLVPLDHLGKEFNAGAEEDFEVTLPHDVGAVLMLRVHKAPPEAPLPLLSLPPDAWFCCWFQLEWLPGAALRFPCYQWLEGAGELVLREGAAKVSWQDHHPVLQDQRQKELETRQKMYSWKTYIEGWPHCLDNETVKDLDLNIKYSAMKNAKFFFKAHSAFTELKFKGLLDRTGLWRSLREMRRMFNFHKTPAAEYVFAHWQEDAFFASQFLNGLNPVLIRRCRSLPKNFPVTDEMVAPVLGPGTSLQAELEKGSLFLVDHGILSGVQTNVINGKPQFSAAPMTLLYQSSGSGPLLPIAVQLKQTPGPDNPIFLPSDDKWDWLLAKTWVRNAEFSIHEAVTHLFHAHLIPEVFALATLRQLPQCHPLFKSTGLGIGGFSELIKRNMEQLNYSVLCFPEDIRARDMEDIPGYYYRDDGMQIWGAIKSFVSEIVSIYYPSDASVRDDQELQAWVREIFSEGFLSRESSGMPSLLDTQEALVQYVTMVIFTCSAKHAAVSAGQFDSCVWMPNLPPTMQLPPPTSKGQARPEGFIATLPAVNATCDVIIALWLLSKEPGDRRPLGHYPDEHFTEDAPRRSVAAFQRKLIQISKGIRKRNQSLALPYTYLDPPLIENSVSI; encoded by the exons GTCTGTCAGCATCGTGGGAACCCACGGAGAGAGCCCCTTAGTACCTCTGGACCATCTGGGCAAGGAGTTCAACGCTGGTGCT GAAGAAGACTTCGAGGTGACACTCCCCCACGACGTTGGCGCTGTACTGATGCTGCGAGTACACAAGGCACCCCCGGAGGCGCCCCTCCCTctgctgtctctccctcctgaTGCCTGGTTCTGCTGCTGGTTCCAGCTGGAGTGGCTACCTGGGGCTGCACTTCGCTTCCCCTGTTATCAGTGGCTGGAAGGGGCAGGGGAGCTGGTGCTGAGAGAGGGAgcag CCAAGGTGTCCTGGCAAGACCACCACCCTGTACTGCAGGATCAGCGCCAGAAGGAGCTGGAGACCAGGCAGAAGATGTACAG CTGGAAGACATACATCGAAGGCTGGCCTCACTGCCTTGACAACGAGACTGTGAAAGACTTGGACCTCAACATCAAGTATTCTGCGATGAAAAATGCCAAATTCTTCTTTAAAGCCCACTCTGC GTTCACAGAGCTGAAATTCAAAGGGCTCCTGGACCGCACGGGACTCTGGAGGAGTCTGAGGGAGATGAGAAGGATGTTTAACTTCCACAAGACTCCAGCAGCAG AGTATGTGTTTGCACACTGGCAGGAAGATGCCTTCTTCGCTTCCCAGTTCCTAAATGGCCTCAACCCAGTCCTGATTCGCCGCTGCCGCAGCCTCCCAAAGAACTTCCCTGTCACTGATGAAATGGTGGCCCCAGTGCTAGGCCCTGGGACCAGTCTGCAGGCTGAGTTGGAG AAGGGCTCCCTGTTCTTGGTGGACCATGGCATTCTTTCTGGAGTCCAAACCAATGTCATCAATGGAAAGCCTCAGTTCTCTGCAGCCCCAATGACCCTATTATACCAGAGCTCAGGGTCCGGACCCCTGCTCCCCATCGCCGTCCAG CTCAAACAGACTCCTGGGCCAGACAACCCCATCTTCCTGCCCAGCGATGACAAGTGGGACTGGCTACTGGCCAAGACCTGGGTGCGCAATGCTGAGTTTTCCATCCATGAGGCTGTCACACATCTGTTCCATGCCCACCTGATTCCAGAAGTGTTTGCCTTGGCCACACTGCGCCAGCTGCCCCAATGTCACCCTCTCTTCAAG TCCACAGGCCTTGGCATTGGAGGATTCTCTGAGCTGataaagagaaacatggagcAGCTGAACTATTCTGTCCTGTGTTTCCCTGAAGATATCCGAGCCCGAGACATGGAAGACATCCCAGGCTACTATTACCGAGATGATGGGATGCAGATCTGGGGGGCAATAAAGAG CTTCGTCTCTGAGATAGTCAGCATCTACTACCCAAGTGATGCATCTGTCAGAGATGACCAAGAGCTCCAGGCCTGGGTGAGGGAGATCTTCTCTGAGGGCTTCCTCAGCCGAGAAAGCTCAG GTATGCCCTCCTTGTTGGATACCCAGGAAGCCCTGGTCCAATATGTCACCATGGTGATATTCACCTGCTCAGCCAAGCATGCAGCTGTCAGTGCAGGCCAG TTTGACTCTTGTGTTTGGATGCCCAATCTGCCACCTACCATGCAGCTGCCACCACCGACTTCCAAAGGCCAGGCTCGGCCTGAGGGTTTCATAGCCACGCTCCCAGCAGTCAATGCCACATGTGATGTCATCATTGCCCTCTGGCTACTAAGCAAGGAGCCTGGAGACCGT AGGCCTCTGGGCCACTATCCAGATGAACACTTCACAGAGGATGCCCCACGGAGAAGCGTGGCTGCCTTCCAGAGAAAGCTCATCCAGATCTCCAAGGGCATCAGGAAGAGGAACCAAAGCCTGGCACTGCCCTACACCTACCTGGATCCTCCCCTCATTGAGAACAGTGTCTCCATCTAA